From Ananas comosus cultivar F153 linkage group 8, ASM154086v1, whole genome shotgun sequence, one genomic window encodes:
- the LOC109714136 gene encoding uncharacterized protein LOC109714136 — MHRLSIDPTVKPVKQAQRRFRPNLQGQIVAEVDKLIAAGFIEEVQYLIWLANIVPVRKKNGQIWLANNSRFRVQTSAAEVTRISPVVSPFPSAGRWEREVWDMSGVSFINHPDLRRISTDYGFEGHPLRKDFPLSGYVEVRYDDPEKRVVSEPIEMTQEFRYFDSASPWEQRSDG, encoded by the coding sequence ATGCATCGCCTCTCTATTGACCCCACGGTCAAGCCCGTCAAGCAGGCCCAAAGGCGGTTTCGTCCAAACTTGCAAGGACAAATCGTTGCGGAGGTCGATAAACTCATTGCAGCAGGATTTATTGAGGAAGTCCAGTATCTGATCTGGTTGGCGAATATCGTCCCAGTCAGGAAGAAAAATGGTCAAATCTGGTTGGCGAATAACTCACGCTTTCGTGTACAAACAAGTGCAGCCGAAGTAACACGAATATCTCCGGTAGTCAGTCCATTTCCATCAGCCGGCCGGTGGGAGCGAGAAGTATGGGATATGTCTGGTGTTTCTTTCATCAATCATCCGGATTTACGCCGTATATCAACAGATTATGGTTTCGAGGGTCATCCATTACGAAAAGACTTTCCTCTGAGTGGATATGTGGAAGTACGCTATGATGATCCAGAGAAACGTGTGGTTTCTGAACCCATTGAGATGACCCAAGAATTTCGCTATTTCGATTCTGCTAGTCCTTGGGAACAGCGTAGCGACGGATAA